From Piliocolobus tephrosceles isolate RC106 chromosome 16, ASM277652v3, whole genome shotgun sequence, the proteins below share one genomic window:
- the CCR10 gene encoding C-C chemokine receptor type 10, translating into MGTEATEQVSWGHYSGDEEEAYSAEPLPELCYKADVQAFSRAFQPSVSLTVAALGLAGNGLVLATHLAARRAARSPTSAHLLQLALADLLLALTLPFAAAGALQGWSLGSATCRTISGLYSASFHAGFLFLACISADRYVAIARALPAGPRPSTPGRAHLVSVIVWLLSLLLALPALLFSRDGQREGQRRCRLIFPEGLTQTVKGASAVAQVALGFALPLGVMVACYALLGRTLLAARGPERRRALRVVVALVAAFVVLQLPYSLALLLDTADLLAARERSCPASKRKDVALLVTSGLALARCSLNPVLYAFLGLRFRQDLRRLLRGGGCPSGPHRRRGCPRRPRLSSCSAPTETHSFSWDN; encoded by the exons ATGGGAACGGAGGCCACAGAGcag GTCTCCTGGGGCCATTACTCTGGGGATGAAGAGGAGGCATACTCAGCTGAGCCGCTGCCAGAGCTTTGCTACAAGGCCGATGTCCAGGCCTTCAGCCGGGCCTTCCAACCTAGTGTCTCCCTGACGGTGGCTGCGTTGGGTCTGGCCGGCAATGGCCTGGTCCTGGCCACCCACCTGGCAGCCCGACGCGCAGCGCGCTCGCCCACCTCCGCCCACCTGCTCCAGCTGGCCCTGGCCGACCTCTTGCTGGCCCTGACTCTGCCCTTCGCGGCAGCAGGGGCTCTTCAgggctggagtctgggaagtgCCACCTGCCGCAccatctctggcctctactcGGCCTCCTTCCACGCCGGCTTCCTCTTCCTGGCCTGTATCAGCGCGGACCGCTACGTGGCCATAGCGCGAGCGCTCCCAGCAGGGCCGCGGCCCTCCACTCCCGGCCGCGCACACTTGGTCTCCGTCATTGTGTGGCTGCTGTCGCTGCTCCTGGCGCTGCCTGCGCTCCTCTTCAGCCGGGACGGGCAGCGGGAAGGCCAACGACGCTGTCGCCTCATTTTCCCCGAGGGTCTCACGCAGACGGTGAAGGGGGCGAGCGCCGTGGCGCAGGTGGCCCTGGGCTTCGCGCTGCCTCTGGGCGTCATGGTAGCCTGCTACGCGCTCCTGGGCCGCACGCTGCTGGCCGCCAGGGGGCCCGAACGCCGGCGTGCGCTGCGCGTCGTGGTGGCTCTGGTGGCGGCCTTCGTGGTGCTGCAGCTGCCCTACAGCCTCGCCCTGCTGCTGGATACGGCCGATCTACTGGCTGCGCGCGAGCGGAGCTGCCCTGCCAGCAAACGCAAGGATGTCGCACTGCTGGTGACCAGCGGCTTGGCCCTCGCCCGCTGCAGCCTCAATCCCGTGCTCTACGCCTTCCTGGGTCTGCGCTTCCGCCAGGACCTGCGGAGGCTGCTACGGGGTGGGGGCTGCCCCTCAGGGCCTCATCGCCGCCGCGGCTGCCCCCGCCGGCCCCGCCTTTCTTCCTGCTCAGCTCCCACGGAGACCCACAGTTTCTCCTGGGACAACTAG
- the CNTNAP1 gene encoding contactin-associated protein 1 gives MMRLRLFCILLAAVSEAEGWGYYGCDEELVGPLYARSLGASSYYSLLTAPRFARLHGISGWSPRIGDPNPWLQIDLMKKHRIRAVATQGSFNSWDWVTRYMLLYGDRVDSWTPFYQRGHNSTFFGNVNESAVVRHDLHYHFTARYIRIVPLAWNPRGKIGLRLGLYGCPYKSDILYFDGDDAISYRFPRGVSRSLWDVFAFSFKTEEKDGLLLHAEGAQGDYVTIELEGAHLLLHMSLGSSPIQPRPGHTTVSAGGVLNDQHWHYVRVDRFGRDVNFTLDGYVQRFILNGDFERLNLDTEMFIGGLVGAARKNLAYRHNFRGCIENVIFNRVNIADLAVRRHSRITFEGKVAFRCLDPVPHPINFGGPHNFVQVPGFPRRGRLAVSFRFRTWDLTGLLLFSRLGDGLGHVELTLSEGQVNVSIAQSGRKKLQFAAGYRLNDGFWHEVNFVAQENHAVISIDDVEGAEVRVSYPLLIRTGTSYFFGGCPKPASRWDCHSNQTAFHGCMELLKVDGQLVNLTLVEFRRLGFYAEVLFDTCGITDRCSPNMCEHDGRCYQSWDDFICYCELTGYKGETCHTPLYKESCEAYRLSGKTSGNFTIDPDGSGPLKPFVVYCDIRENRAWTVVRHDRLWTTRVTGSSMERPFLGAIQYWNASWEEVSALANASQHCEQWIEFSCYNSRLLNTAGGYPYSFWIGRNEEQHFYWGGSQPGIQRCACGLDRSCVDPALYCNCDADQPQWRTDKGLLTFVDHLPVTQVVIGDTNRSTSEAQFFLRPLRCYGDRNSWNTISFHTGAALRFPPIRANHSLDVSFYFRTSAPSGVFLENMGGPYCQWRRPYVRVELNTSRDVVFAFDVGNGDENLTVHSDDFEFNDDEWHLVRAEINVKQARLRVDHRPWVLRPMPLQTYIWMEYDQPLYVGSAELKRRPFVGCLRAMRLNGVTLNLEGRANASEGTSPNCTGHCAHPRLPCFHGGRCVERYSYYTCDCDLTAFDGPYCNHDIGGFFEPGTWMRYNLQSALRSAAREFSHMLSRPVPGYEPGYIPGYDTPGYVPGYHGPGYRLPDYPRPGRPVPGYRGPVYNVTGEEVSFSFSTSSAPAVLLYVSSFVRDYMAVLIKDDGTLQLRYQLGTSPYVYQLTTRPVTDGQPHSVNITRVYRNLFIQVDYFPLTEQKFSLLVDSQLDSPKALYLGRVMETGVIDPEIQRYNTPGFSGCLSGVRFNNVAPLKTHFRTPRPMTAELAEALRVQGELSESNCGAMPRLVSEVPPELDPWYLPPDFPYYHDEGWVAILLGFLVAFLLLGLVGMLVLFYLQNHRYKGSYHTNEPKAAHEYHPGSKPPLPTSGPAQAPTPTPAPTQAPASAPAPAPGPRDQNLPQILEESRSE, from the exons ATGATGCGTCTCCGGCTCTTCTGCATCCTGCTCGCCGCGGTCTCAGAAGCCGAGGGCTGGGGCTACT ACGGCTGCGACGAGGAGCTGGTGGGTCCCCTCTATGCACGCTCCCTGGGCGCCTCCTCCTACTACAGTCTCCTTACGGCGCCGCGATTCGCCAGGCTGCACG GCATAAGCGGGTGGTCACCACGGATTGGGGATCCGAATCCCTGGCTCCAGATAGACTTAATGAAGAAGCACCGGATCCGGGCCGTGGCCACACAGGGCTCCTTTAATTCTTGGGACTGGGTCACACGTTACATGCTGCTCTACGGCGACCGAGTGGACAGCTGGACACCGTTCTACCAGCGAGGGCACAACTCG ACCTTCTTTGGTAACGTGAACGAGTCTGCCGTGGTGCGCCATGACCTGCACTACCACTTCACCGCGCGCTACATCCGCATCGTGCCCCTGGCCTGGAACCCACGCGGCAAGATCGGCTTGAGGCTCGGCCTCTACGGCTGCCCATACA AGTCCGACATACTCTATTTCGACGGCGACGATGCCATCTCATACCGCTTCCCACGAGGGGTCAGCCGAAGCCTGTGGGACGTGTTCGCCTTCAGCTTCAAGACCGAGGAGAAGGACGGGCTTCTGCTGCACGCCGAGGGCGCCCAGGGTGACTACGTGACGATCGAACTGGAGGGGGCACACCTGCTGCTGCACATGAGCCTGG GCAGCAGTCCCATCCAGCCAAGACCAGGTCACACCACCGTGAGTGCTGGCGGAGTCCTCAATGACCAGCACTGGCACTACGTGCGGGTGGACCGATTTGGCCGCGACGTAAATTTCACCCTGGACGGCTATGTGCAGCGCTTTATTCTCAATGGAGACTTCGAGAGGCTGAACCTGGACACTGAG ATGTTCATCGGCGGTCTGGTGGGCGCCGCGCGGAAGAACCTAGCCTATCGGCATAACTTCCGCGGCTGCATAGAAAACGTAATCTTCAATCGCGTCAACATCGCAGACCTGGCTGTGCGGCGCCATTCCCGGATCACCTTCGAG GGTAAGGTGGCGTTTCGTTGCCTGGACCCGGTACCGCACCCTATCAACTTCGGAGGCCCTCACAACTTCGTTCAAGTGCCCGGTTTCCCACGCCGCGGCCGTCTGGCAGTCTCATTTCGCTTCCGCACCTGGGACCTCACCGGGCTTCTCCTTTTCTCTCGTCTGGGGGACGGGCTGGGCCACGTGGAGCTGACACTCAGCGAAGGGCAGGTCAACGTGTCCATCGCGCAGAGCGGCCGAAAGAAGCTTCAGTTCGCTGCTG GCTACCGACTGAACGACGGCTTTTGGCATGAGGTGAATTTCGTGGCACAGGAAAACCACGCAGTCATCAGCATTGATGATGTGGAGGGGGCAGAGGTCAGGGTGTCGTACCCACTGCTGATCCGGACAGGGACCTCATATTTCTTTGGGG GTTGTCCCAAGCCAGCCAGTCGATGGGACTGCCACTCCAACCAGACGGCATTCCATGGCTGCATGGAGCTGCTCAAGGTGGATGGTCAGCTGGTCAACCTGACTCTGGTGGAGTTCCGGCGGCTTGGATTCTATGCTGAGGTCCTTTTTGATACATGTGGCATCACTGATAG GTGCAGCCCTAACATGTGTGAGCATGATGGACGCTGCTACCAGTCTTGGGATGACTTCATCTGCTACTGCGAACTCACTGGCTACAAGGGAGAGACCTGCCACACAC CTTTGTATAAGGAATCCTGTGAGGCTTATCGGCTCAGTGGGAAAACTTCTGGAAACTTCACCATTGATCCTGATGGCAGTGGCCCCCTGAAGCCATTTGTAGTGTACTGTGATATCCGAG AGAACCGAGCGTGGACAGTTGTGCGGCATGACAGGCTGTGGACAACTCGAGTGACAGGTTCCAGCATGGAGCGGCCATTCCTGGGGGCTATCCAGTACTGGAATGCATCCTGGGAGGAAGTCAGTGCCCTTGCCAATGCTTCCCAGCATTGTGAACAGTGGATCGAATTCTCCTGCTACAATTCCCGGCTGCTCAACACTGCAG GAGGCTACCCCTACAGCTTTTGGATTGGCCGAAATGAGGAGCAGCACTTCTACTGGGGAGGCTCCCAGCCTGGAATCCAGCGCTGTGCCTGTGGTCTGGACCGGAGCTGTGTGGACCCTGCCTTGTACTGCAACTGTGATGCCGACCAGCCCCAGTG GAGAACTGACAAGGGACTGCTGACCTTTGTGGACCATCTGCCTGTCACTCAGGTGGTGATAGGGGATACGAACCGCTCCACTTCCGAGGCCCAGTTCTTCCTGAGGCCTTTGCGCTGTTATGGCGATC GAAATTCCTGGAACACCATTTCCTTCCACACCGGGGCTGCACTACGCTTCCCCCCAATCCGTGCCAACCACAGCCTGGATGTCTCCTTCTACTTCAGGACCTCTGCTCCCTCGGGAGTCTTCCTAGAGAATATGGGGGGCCCTTACTGCCAGTGGCGCCGACCTTATGTGCGGGTGGAACTCAACA CATCCCGGGATGTGGTCTTCGCCTTTGATGTGGGGAATGGGGATGAGAATCTCACAGTACACTCAGATGACTTTGAGTTCAACGATGACGAGTGGCACCTGGTCCGGGCTGAAATCAACGTGAAGCAGGCCCGGCTTCGAGTGGATCACCGGCCCTGGGTTCTGCGGCCTATGCCGCTGCAGACCTACATCTGGATGGAGTATGACCAGCCCCTCTATGTGG GATCTGCAGAGCTTAAGAGACGCCCCTTTGTGGGTTGCTTGAGGGCCATGCGTCTGAATGGAGTGACTCTGAACCTGGAGGGCCGTGCCAATGCCTCTGAGGGAACCTCACCCAACTGCacaggccactgtgcccacccccGGCTCCCCTGTTTCCATGGAGGCCGCTGCGTGGAGCGCTATAGCTACTACACATGTGACTGTGACCTCACGGCTTTTGATGGGCCATACTGCAACCATG ATATTGGTGGTTTCTTTGAGCCGGGCACCTGGATGCGCTACAACCTACAGTCAGCGCTACGCTCTGCAGCCAGGGAGTTCTCCCACATGCTGAGCCGGCCGGTGCCAGGCTATGAGCCTGGCTACATCCCGGGCTATGATACTCCAGGCTATGTGCCTGGCTACCATGGCCCCGGGTACCGCCTGCCTGACTACCCCCGGCCTGGTCGGCCTGTGCCCGGTTACCGTGGGCCTGTCTACAATGTCACGGGAGAGGAAGTCTCCTTCAGCTTCAGCACCAGCTCTGCCCCCGCTGTCCTGCTCTACGTCAGTTCCTTTGTTCGTGACTACATGGCTGTGCTCATCAAGGATGATG GGACCCTTCAGCTACGCTATCAGCTGGGCACCAGCCCCTACGTGTACCAGCTAACCACCCGCCCGGTGACCGATGGCCAGCCCCACAGTGTCAACATCACCCGTGTTTACCGGAACCTCTTCATCCAG gtggaCTACTTCCCACTGACAGAGCAGAAGTTCTCGCTGTTGGTGGACAGCCAGTTGGACTCACCCAAGGCCTTGTATCTAGGGCGTGTGATGG AGACAGGAGTCATTGACCCGGAGATCCAGCGCTACAACACCCCAGGTTTCTCGGGCTGCCTGTCTGGTGTTCGATTCAACAACGTGGCTCCCCTCAAGACCCACTTCCGAACCCCTCGACCCATGACTGCTGAGCTAGCTGAAGCCCTTCGAGTTCAGGGAGAACTGTCCGAATCTAATTGCGGAGCTATGCCACGTCTTGTTTCAGAGGTGCCACCTGAACTTGATCCCTGGTATCTGCCCCCAG ACTTCCCGTACTACCATGATGAAGGATGGGTTGCCATACTTTTAGGCT ttTTGGTGGCCTTTCTGCTGCTGGGGCTGGTGGGAATGTTGGTGCTCTTCTATCTGCAAAATCATCGCTACAAGGGCTCCTACCATACCAACGAGCCCAAAGCTGCCCACGAGTACCATCCTGGCAGCAAACCTCCCCTACCCACTTCAGGCCCTGCCCAGGCGCCCACCCCTACACCAGCTCCCACCCaagctccagcctcagccccagccccagcccctggcccTCGGGATCAGAACCTACCCCAGATCCTGGAGGAGTCCAGGTCTGAATGA